A single genomic interval of Camelina sativa cultivar DH55 chromosome 11, Cs, whole genome shotgun sequence harbors:
- the LOC104722362 gene encoding phosphatidylserine decarboxylase proenzyme 3 codes for MGNGNSTETKESRRSKMRQKIKNFRSRRLRRPGSGSVSGLVSQRSVSAEDFAGIALLTLIGAEMKFKDKWLACVSFGEQTFRSGISDSTDKPIWNSEKKLLMEKNGPSLARISVFETNRLLKNNIVGYCELDLLEFVVQEPDSTCKSFDLLDPASSNVVGTMFISCSVEDPVETETCFAKRILSIVDYDEDGTLSFSEFSDLMNAFGNVVAADKKEELFKAADLNGDGSVTIDELAALLAVQQEQEPIINSCPVCGEALQLDKLNAMIHMTLCFDEGTGNQTMTGGFLTDRQASYGWMFKLSEWTHLSTYDVGLNTGSSASHIVVIDRKTKRLVEELIDSKIVMSMRAIYQSKIGLRLMDQGAKEILQNLSEKQGKKMNTVESAQNIPSFLEFFKDQINMAEVKYPLDHFKTFNEFFIRELKPGARPIACMDQDDVAVSAADCRLMAFQSVDDSTRFWIKGRKFSIKGLLGKDVNSDAFLDGSLVIFRLAPQDYHRFHSPVTGVIEKFVNVSGSLYTVNPIAVNSKYCNVFTENKRTIVIISTEEFGKVAFVAIGATMVGSIAFVRKEGDHVKKGDELGYFSFGGSTVICVFEKDSIKIDEDLLANSARSLETLVTVGMQLGVSFPKLENCVIEP; via the exons ACAGAAGATTAAGAACTTTCGCAGCCGCCGTCTTCGTCGTCCAGGATCCGGAAGCGTATCCGGATTAGTCAGTCAGAGATCTGTCAGCGCTGAGGATTTCGCCGGCATTGCTCTTCTCACTCTTATCGGC GCGGAGATGAAGTTCAAGGACAAGTGGCTCGCCTGTGTTTCCTTCGGGGAACAAACTTTCCGTTCGGGAATTTCAGATTC TACGGATAAGCCGATTTGGAACTCG GAGAAGAAGCTCCTCATGGAGAAAAATGGACCAAGTCTGGCTAGAATTTCAGTATTTGAG ACCAATAGGCTCTTGAAGAACAATATCGTTGGTTATTGCGAGCTTGATCTACTTGAATTTGTAGTGCAG GAACCTGACTCTACTTGCAAGTCATTTGACCTGTTAGATCCGGCTTCATCTAATGTTGTTGGCACCATGTTCATTTCATGCTCCGTTGAG GATCCTGTTGAAACTGAGACATGCTTCGCGAAGCGTATTTTGTCCATAGTG GACTATGACGAAGATGGAACACTCTCATTCTCAGAGTTCTCTGATCTGATGAATGCTTTTGGGAATGTAGTGGCTGCTGACAAG AAAGAGGAGTTGTTCAAAGCTGCTGACCTGAATGGAGATGGTTCTGTTACAATTGATGAGTTGGCTGCACTTCTTGCCGTTCAACAGGAACA GGAGCCAATTATAAATAGTTGTCCGGTTTGTGGTGAGGCTCTTCAACTTGACAAGCTCAATGCAATGATCCATATGACTCTCTGTTTTGACGAAGGAACCGGTAATCAAACGATGACTGGAGGGTTCTTAACTGATAGGCAGGCTTCTTATGG ATGGATGTTCAAACTAAGTGAATGGACTCATCTATCGACTTATGATGTTGGCTTGAATACTGGTTCGAGTGCTTCACATATCGTG gtGATTGATCGGAAGACTAAGAGGCTTGTGGAAGAGTTGATCGATTCAAAGATTGTTATGTCGATGAGAGCTATTTACCAGTCAAAAATTGGACTTCGCCTTATGGACCAAG GAGCAAAAGAGATTTTGCAGAATCTTTCTGAAAAGCAGGGGAAGAAAATGAACACTGTTGAATCTGCTCAAAATATACCCAGCTTTCTCGAGTTTTTCAAG GATCAAATAAACATGGCCGAAGTCAAGTATCCTCTGGACCATTTTAAG ACGTTCAATGAATTCTTCATACGGGAGTTAAAGCCTGGTGCAAGACCAATTGCTTGCATGGATCAGGATGATGTTGCTGTATCTGCTGCTGATTGTCGATTAATGGCGTTTCAGTCGGTGGATGATAGCACAAGGTTCTGGATCAAG GGCCGGAAGTTCTCAATTAAAGGCCTCCTTGGGAAGGATGTGAATTCGGATGCTTTCCTTGATGGATCTTTGGTGATATTCCGATTGGCTCCACAG GACTATCATCGATTTCATTCCCCCGTCACTGGTGTCATTGAAAAGTTTGTCAATGTATCTGGAAGCTTATATACA GTTAATCCAATTGCAGTCAATAGCAAGTACTGTAATGTGTTCACTGAGAATAAACGGACCATCGTAATTATATCAACAGAAGAGTTTGGAAAG GTCGCATTTGTTGCAATTGGAGCAACAATGGTTGGAAGCATCGCCTTTGTTAGAAAAGAGGGAGACCATGTGAAGAAAGGGGATGAG CTTGGTTACTTTTCCTTTGGTGGAAGCACCGTTATATGTGTCTTTGAAAAG GACTCAATTAAGATTGATGAGGATCTCTTAGCTAACAGCGCTAGGTCCTTGGAGACATTAGTTACTGTTGGAATGCAACTGGGTGTTTCCTTTCcaaagcttgaaaactgtgTTATTGAACCCTGA